A single Lactuca sativa cultivar Salinas chromosome 8, Lsat_Salinas_v11, whole genome shotgun sequence DNA region contains:
- the LOC111902651 gene encoding probable methyltransferase PMT5 isoform X2, with the protein MRRRLIKKLCMVFGPRLPRIWLILCLASVFVLIVFSSSSSSSSSSSSSFDSVTVTVKPDIYANYRRLKEQAITDYLDLTSLSSGSSNLKDLRLCGKEREHYVPCYNVSANLLTGFTNGDEFDRHCEVSQGEPYCLVRPPKDYKTPLSWPVGRDVIWNENVKITKDQFLSSGSMTKRLMLMEENQISFHSDDGLMFDGVKDYSHQVAEMIGLGSDTEFHQAGVRTVLDVGCGFGSFGAHLLSLKLMTVCMAAYELTGSQVQISLERGLPAIIGNFNSRQLPFPSLSYDMVHCAECGILWDAKDGLFLIEADRVLKPGGYFVLHGSSLSTKKGSMASPIEEFTRKICWTFIAQQEDTFIWQKTSDPQCYSSSMQGVIPPCREEREDLQSYYQPLASCVSGTTSKRWVPIQNRSSSSQITPAELELYGKYCSYATSVLFTLGLNLD; encoded by the exons ATGAGAAGGCGCTTGATTAAAAAACTGTGTATGGTTTTTGGCCCTAGATTGCCAAGGATATGGTTAATCCTTTGTCTTGCTAGTGTCTTTGTACTTATTGTTTTCTccagttcttcttcttcttcttcatcttcttctagtTCCTTCGACTCTGTCACAGTGACTGTAAAGCCAGACATTTATGCAAACTACAGAAGACTAAAAGAGCAAGCAATAACAGACTATTTGGATTTAACTAGTTTATCTTCAGGGTCTAGTAACCTGAAAGATCTTAGGCTTTGTGGAAAAGAAAGAGAACACTATGTTCCTTGCTACAATGTATCTGCAAATCTGTTAACTGGGTTCACAAATGGTGATGAGTTTGATCGACATTGTGAAGTATCACAAGGTGAACCATACTGTTTGGTTCGCCCTCCAAAAGACTATAAAACCCCTCTGAGTTGGCCAGTTGGTAGAGATGTGATATGGAATGAAAATGTCAAGATAACAAAAGACCAATTCCTTTCTTCTGGGAGCATGACAAAAAG GTTAATGCTAATGGAAGAGAACCAAATTTCTTTCCACTCAGATGATGGATTAATGTTTGATGGTGTCAAAGATTACTCCCACCAAGTTGCAGAAATGATAGGACTAGGGAGTGATACGGAATTTCATCAAGCTGGT GTACGCACAGTATTAgatgttggttgtgggtttggaagcTTTGGGGCTCATTTGCTTTCACTGAAACTAATGACTGTATGTATGGCTGCATATGAGTTGACTGGTAGTCAAGTTCAAATATCACTTGAAAGAGGTCTTCCAGCTATAATTGGCAACTTCAATTCTAGACAGCTTCCATTTCCATCATTGTCATATGACATGGTTCATTGTGCAGAATGTGGTATTCTATGGGATGCCAAAG ATGGATTGTTTCTTATTGAAGCTGACCGTGTACTTAAGCCTGGAGGCTACTTTGTTTTACATGGAAGTTCTTTAAGTACAAAAAAAGGAAGCATGGCTAGTCCTATTGAAGAATTCACCCGTAAAATCTGTTGGACATTTATAGCTCAACAAGAAGACACTTTCATCTGGCAGAAAACAAGTGACCCTCAATGCTACTCATCTAG CATGCAGGGTGTAATTCCCCCTTGTAGAGAAGAAAGAGAGGATCTACAGTCATATTATCAGCCACTTGCATCTTGTGTGAGTGGGACTACAAGCAAACGATGGGTACCTATTCAGAACAGGTCTTCCAGTTCCCAAATTACCCCTGCTGAGCTTGAATTATATGGAAAGTATTGTTCTTATGCAACTTCTGTTCTATTTACTCTAGGGTTAAATTTAGATTAA
- the LOC111902651 gene encoding probable methyltransferase PMT5 isoform X3, translating to MRRRLIKKLCMVFGPRLPRIWLILCLASVFVLIVFSSSSSSSSSSSSSFDSVTVTVKPDIYANYRRLKEQAITDYLDLTSLSSGSSNLKDLRLCGKEREHYVPCYNVSANLLTGFTNGDEFDRHCEVSQGEPYCLVRPPKDYKTPLSWPVGRDVIWNENVKITKDQFLSSGSMTKRLMLMEENQISFHSDDGLMFDGVKDYSHQVAEMIGLGSDTEFHQAGVRTVLDVGCGFGSFGAHLLSLKLMTVCMAAYELTGSQVQISLERGLPAIIGNFNSRQLPFPSLSYDMVHCAECGILWDAKDGLFLIEADRVLKPGGYFVLHGSSLSTKKGSMASPIEEFTRKICWTFIAQQEDTFIWQKTSDPQCYSSSMQGVIPPCREEREDLQSYYQPLASCVSGTTSKRWVPIQNRSSSSQITPAELELYGKNSAG from the exons ATGAGAAGGCGCTTGATTAAAAAACTGTGTATGGTTTTTGGCCCTAGATTGCCAAGGATATGGTTAATCCTTTGTCTTGCTAGTGTCTTTGTACTTATTGTTTTCTccagttcttcttcttcttcttcatcttcttctagtTCCTTCGACTCTGTCACAGTGACTGTAAAGCCAGACATTTATGCAAACTACAGAAGACTAAAAGAGCAAGCAATAACAGACTATTTGGATTTAACTAGTTTATCTTCAGGGTCTAGTAACCTGAAAGATCTTAGGCTTTGTGGAAAAGAAAGAGAACACTATGTTCCTTGCTACAATGTATCTGCAAATCTGTTAACTGGGTTCACAAATGGTGATGAGTTTGATCGACATTGTGAAGTATCACAAGGTGAACCATACTGTTTGGTTCGCCCTCCAAAAGACTATAAAACCCCTCTGAGTTGGCCAGTTGGTAGAGATGTGATATGGAATGAAAATGTCAAGATAACAAAAGACCAATTCCTTTCTTCTGGGAGCATGACAAAAAG GTTAATGCTAATGGAAGAGAACCAAATTTCTTTCCACTCAGATGATGGATTAATGTTTGATGGTGTCAAAGATTACTCCCACCAAGTTGCAGAAATGATAGGACTAGGGAGTGATACGGAATTTCATCAAGCTGGT GTACGCACAGTATTAgatgttggttgtgggtttggaagcTTTGGGGCTCATTTGCTTTCACTGAAACTAATGACTGTATGTATGGCTGCATATGAGTTGACTGGTAGTCAAGTTCAAATATCACTTGAAAGAGGTCTTCCAGCTATAATTGGCAACTTCAATTCTAGACAGCTTCCATTTCCATCATTGTCATATGACATGGTTCATTGTGCAGAATGTGGTATTCTATGGGATGCCAAAG ATGGATTGTTTCTTATTGAAGCTGACCGTGTACTTAAGCCTGGAGGCTACTTTGTTTTACATGGAAGTTCTTTAAGTACAAAAAAAGGAAGCATGGCTAGTCCTATTGAAGAATTCACCCGTAAAATCTGTTGGACATTTATAGCTCAACAAGAAGACACTTTCATCTGGCAGAAAACAAGTGACCCTCAATGCTACTCATCTAG CATGCAGGGTGTAATTCCCCCTTGTAGAGAAGAAAGAGAGGATCTACAGTCATATTATCAGCCACTTGCATCTTGTGTGAGTGGGACTACAAGCAAACGATGGGTACCTATTCAGAACAGGTCTTCCAGTTCCCAAATTACCCCTGCTGAGCTTGAATTATATGGAAA GAATTCAGCAGGATGA
- the LOC128127724 gene encoding uncharacterized protein LOC128127724, whose translation MKRICNVKKVMSKAPGPLTLTTSKLLERNREASVQYRARWNGTAKYEVYGPWHDQHVVDMTNMSCTCRRWELNGIPCRHAIATIHEMADSGDKVGELYTYVNKVYWLQTWNEAYSYTVDPIKGRAMWPKSTCPFQLTPPPHHNQPGRPKTKRKRSADEKYDKQMQNHGAGEPEKLTRKFVSVRCGKCNNRGHNSRTCKGQGGNAGSNEGGNAGSSQGGNA comes from the coding sequence ATGAAGAGGATCTGCAATGTGAAGAAAGTGATGTCCAAAGCTCCAGGTCCACTCACTCTAACAACATCAAAGTTACTTGAGAGAAATAGGGAAGCTTCAGTCCAATATAGAGCTAGATGGAATGGGACTGCAAAGTATGAAGTTTATGGTCCTTGGCATGACCAGCATGTGGTTGACATGACAAATATGTCATGTACATGTAGAAGGTGGGAATTGAATGGGATTCCATGCAGGCATGCCATAGCTACAATACATGAAATGGCTGATAGTGGAGACAAAGTTGGGGAGCTTTACACTTATGTCAACAAAGTGTATTGGCTTCAAACATGGAATGAAGCTTACTCTTACACTGTGGACCCTATAAAGGGTAGAGCCATGTGGCCAAAAAGTACCTGTCCATTTCAATTAACACCACCACCACATCACAATCAACCTGGGAGACCTAAGACCAAGAGAAAGAGAAGTGCAGATGAAAAATATGATAAACAAATGCAAAATCATGGTGCAGGTGAACCTGAAAAACTTACCAGAAAGTTTGTTAGTGTCAGGTGTGGGAAATGCAACAATAGGGGTCATAACTCAAGGACGTGCAAGGGTCAAGGTGGGAATGCAGGAAGCAATGAAGGAGGGAATGCAGGAAGCAGTCAGGGAGGGAATGCATGA
- the LOC111902651 gene encoding probable methyltransferase PMT5 isoform X1, whose amino-acid sequence MRRRLIKKLCMVFGPRLPRIWLILCLASVFVLIVFSSSSSSSSSSSSSFDSVTVTVKPDIYANYRRLKEQAITDYLDLTSLSSGSSNLKDLRLCGKEREHYVPCYNVSANLLTGFTNGDEFDRHCEVSQGEPYCLVRPPKDYKTPLSWPVGRDVIWNENVKITKDQFLSSGSMTKRLMLMEENQISFHSDDGLMFDGVKDYSHQVAEMIGLGSDTEFHQAGVRTVLDVGCGFGSFGAHLLSLKLMTVCMAAYELTGSQVQISLERGLPAIIGNFNSRQLPFPSLSYDMVHCAECGILWDAKDGLFLIEADRVLKPGGYFVLHGSSLSTKKGSMASPIEEFTRKICWTFIAQQEDTFIWQKTSDPQCYSSSMQGVIPPCREEREDLQSYYQPLASCVSGTTSKRWVPIQNRSSSSQITPAELELYGIQQDEFYEDFETSLSALRNYWSLLTPLIFSDHPKRPGDEDPLPPYNMIRNVMDMNAHYGGLNSAFLEEGKSVWVMNVVPIRAPNTNTLSVILDQGFAGVLHDWCEPFPTYPRTYDMLHANGLLSYLVSERCSITNLLLEMDRILRPEGWVVLSDEVGSIEKARMIATQIRWEARVIDLENGSDQRILVCQKPFVRK is encoded by the exons ATGAGAAGGCGCTTGATTAAAAAACTGTGTATGGTTTTTGGCCCTAGATTGCCAAGGATATGGTTAATCCTTTGTCTTGCTAGTGTCTTTGTACTTATTGTTTTCTccagttcttcttcttcttcttcatcttcttctagtTCCTTCGACTCTGTCACAGTGACTGTAAAGCCAGACATTTATGCAAACTACAGAAGACTAAAAGAGCAAGCAATAACAGACTATTTGGATTTAACTAGTTTATCTTCAGGGTCTAGTAACCTGAAAGATCTTAGGCTTTGTGGAAAAGAAAGAGAACACTATGTTCCTTGCTACAATGTATCTGCAAATCTGTTAACTGGGTTCACAAATGGTGATGAGTTTGATCGACATTGTGAAGTATCACAAGGTGAACCATACTGTTTGGTTCGCCCTCCAAAAGACTATAAAACCCCTCTGAGTTGGCCAGTTGGTAGAGATGTGATATGGAATGAAAATGTCAAGATAACAAAAGACCAATTCCTTTCTTCTGGGAGCATGACAAAAAG GTTAATGCTAATGGAAGAGAACCAAATTTCTTTCCACTCAGATGATGGATTAATGTTTGATGGTGTCAAAGATTACTCCCACCAAGTTGCAGAAATGATAGGACTAGGGAGTGATACGGAATTTCATCAAGCTGGT GTACGCACAGTATTAgatgttggttgtgggtttggaagcTTTGGGGCTCATTTGCTTTCACTGAAACTAATGACTGTATGTATGGCTGCATATGAGTTGACTGGTAGTCAAGTTCAAATATCACTTGAAAGAGGTCTTCCAGCTATAATTGGCAACTTCAATTCTAGACAGCTTCCATTTCCATCATTGTCATATGACATGGTTCATTGTGCAGAATGTGGTATTCTATGGGATGCCAAAG ATGGATTGTTTCTTATTGAAGCTGACCGTGTACTTAAGCCTGGAGGCTACTTTGTTTTACATGGAAGTTCTTTAAGTACAAAAAAAGGAAGCATGGCTAGTCCTATTGAAGAATTCACCCGTAAAATCTGTTGGACATTTATAGCTCAACAAGAAGACACTTTCATCTGGCAGAAAACAAGTGACCCTCAATGCTACTCATCTAG CATGCAGGGTGTAATTCCCCCTTGTAGAGAAGAAAGAGAGGATCTACAGTCATATTATCAGCCACTTGCATCTTGTGTGAGTGGGACTACAAGCAAACGATGGGTACCTATTCAGAACAGGTCTTCCAGTTCCCAAATTACCCCTGCTGAGCTTGAATTATATGGAA TTCAGCAGGATGAATTCTATGAAGATTTTGAAACTTCATTATCAGCTTTGAGAAACTACTGGTCTTTGCTTACACCATTAATTTTTTCTGATCATCCAAAAAGACCAGGTGATGAAGATCCTTTACCTCCATATAACATGATAAGAAATGTGATGGACATGAATGCACATTATGGTGGATTAAATTCTGCATTTCTTGAAGAAGGAAAATCAGTTTGGGTGATGAATGTTGTTCCCATTAGAGCTCCTAATACTAATACACTCTCGGTTATACTCGATCAAGGTTTTGCGGGTGTTTTGCATGATTG GTGTGAACCCTTTCCCACTTATCCACGAACATATGACATGCTTCATGCAAATGGGCTCCTTTCGTATCTTGTGTCAGAAAGATGCAGCATCACAAACCTACTTTTGGAGATGGATCGTATCCTACGCCCTGAG ggatgGGTTGTTCTCTCGGATGAAGTGGGGTCCATAGAGAAGGCACGTATGATTGCTACACAAATACGATGGGAAGCAAGGGTCATTGATCTTGAAAATGGTAGTGACCAAAGAATACTCGTTTGCCAAAAGCCATTTGTAAGAAAATGA